Within the candidate division TA06 bacterium genome, the region ACCGGTCCTCCAGCGAGCTTCCCATTTATAGACCCACTCCCGTGATCTGTTAAGTTCCCGTGCTATTTCAGTTACTTTGACACCTTGCTCGATCAACTCTATACAGCTTTTACGAAGATCGATTTCTCCCTCTTTAGTAATTGTTAGGTCAGTGTCCTAAAATACCTGATGTACCCGTTTATCAACTTTTTACATTCAGTTATCATTTGTAAAGCAGAATCCAAGTCTTTATTATTGATATATTTCTGGTCAAAAGCCAAATATGCCTGCGTTTCCAGCTCATACAATGAACCACGTGCGATATGGAAAAATTGTATGGAATCTTTGGCGTGATTTCTGCCCGAGCCTTCAGCGATATTTGACGGCACTGATACTGAGCATCTCCTAATCTGGCTTGTCAGCCCATACAGTTCTTGAGCAGGAAATGATTTGGTCAGTGTATAGATAAAATTCGTCAGTTCCCGGGATTTTTTCCAAACGTTCAGTTCTGTATACGGTTTTACTTTTTCTGTCATACAATAACCCTAACAACTAGTAGCAACCATCAGCTATATTTCGAAGTTCCTTGAGGCCGATGTTCCCCAGCGCCGGTTTGCGCAACTGCCCCATGATCCAGTGTTTCCCGGCTTCCGGGGATTTAGAGGTCTTGATGCTTTTATATTTATCACGAAGGAATTGTATTTTTGAAGCGATCTCTTCCCGGGAGAACCGCTTGAAATCAAGATTCACCAGCACCGAGTCAAAATCCATCTTGGGATACTGGTAAACCACCGGCAGCATGGTTTTGATTATCTCACCATCCAGCTTGCTGCCGACCACGTATTTATAGAGGTCGTAGATGCGGTCATAAGTGAAGTCCGGGGATTTTTTATAATGCCCCTCGATGTTCTTCAAAAGATGCCCGAAAACACCGCCCACGGTTTTGGGGTTCTGCCCCAGCCCGGTTACTATCTTCTCGATCACCGGATACAGGTTGCGGACGAAGATGTAGGTATAGCAGTCCTCCGGCACTCCCCAATCTTTTAACTGCCGGTAGCGGTCCGCCACTTCGGTGGGCACTGATTTTCTGATCTCGTCGATTTGAGCATCCTCCAGCGGGATGGGTTTGGAATCGGTGTCGGGATACATCCGGTCGGCCCCGGGCAGCACCCGCTCGAACACCGTGGTACCGTCCTCGAATGTCTTCCTGGTTTCGTTGGGCACGCCGGTAAAGGCCATCCGGCAGCGCTCCTCAATGGTCTCCAGGGCGGTCTTGATGTCCTCCTCCGGCCCCCAGAAGATCATCTGGGCGTCATCGGGCGCCGCCTTAAGCAGGGTGCGGATCTGATCCCAGTCCTTGGCCGGGAACATCGGCTCCATTGCTTCGGAGCTGGTCATGTTGGGTTTCTCGATGCAGGCCACCACCTTCAGCCGGTCCGAGATCTCGTCGGCAAAGCATTTCTTAGGCTGGGTGAAATGCGACAGGATGCCTTCAAAGCCTTGCAGGTTCACCGCCAGCGCCTTGTGGCCGTTGTTTACCAGTTCCTTGAAACAACTGCTCTCCAGCTTTCCGGCAATTGATTTGAGGGGCTCGGATCTGATATTCCATTCCTTCTGCTGCTTCACCTTGTTCTTTAGCAGGTCGCGAATCTTGAGCAATGCCCACTGGCGGAAGCATTCGTTGTGGGTCAACAGCGGTATCCACTTGGTGTGGGAGACGCCTTTCAGCTCCACCCGGGTGCCGCCCCGGCAGGAGACATTGACGTCCTGGCGAGCCGCCCCGATCCCGGTGCGGACCTTGCCGGCGCTGCGGTTCAGGAAGCGGATGTAATCGCAGGCTTCCTTTACTTCGTCCGGGTTCTTCATGTCGGGATAGGTCACAGTCTCTATCAGCGGCATCCCCAGCCGGTCGGTGCGGTAGACCCGGACATGGCCGATGTCCGAGACCTCGCGGCAGGAGTCCTCCTCCAGCGACAGTTGGATCAGGCGGACCTTTTTGTGTTTTAGAGGGATCACTCCCTCCACCCCGATGATGGCGGTGCGCTGGAATCCGGTGGGGATGCTGCCATCCAGGTATTGCTTGCGGGCGATGTGGACCTCGCCCACTACTTTCAACCGGGAAAGCAGGGCTATCTCGATGGCGATCTCCAGCGCCTGGCGGTTCAGGGGGAAGGGCGGGGTGTCGTCCACATCGTAGGTGCAGGCGGTCCGGTTGCTGATGTGGTAGACGATGTTTTTGCGGGTCTTGAACTCCATCAGGGCGGTGCCGTCGTATTCCCCCAGTTCCGAGAGGGTGGGGCGCATGTGACGGATGATCTCGGCGTCGTAGTCCTCTGGCTTTTGGAACTGCCCGGCCGG harbors:
- a CDS encoding helix-turn-helix domain-containing protein; this translates as MIEQGVKVTEIARELNRSREWVYKWEARWRTG
- a CDS encoding four helix bundle protein codes for the protein MTEKVKPYTELNVWKKSRELTNFIYTLTKSFPAQELYGLTSQIRRCSVSVPSNIAEGSGRNHAKDSIQFFHIARGSLYELETQAYLAFDQKYINNKDLDSALQMITECKKLINGYIRYFRTLT
- the gatE gene encoding Glu-tRNA(Gln) amidotransferase subunit GatE; this encodes MSAKFDPQNNYRTTLASAGYVPIKEAAQADYDRIGFMSGLEVHQQLLTEQKLFCRCPAGQFQKPEDYDAEIIRHMRPTLSELGEYDGTALMEFKTRKNIVYHISNRTACTYDVDDTPPFPLNRQALEIAIEIALLSRLKVVGEVHIARKQYLDGSIPTGFQRTAIIGVEGVIPLKHKKVRLIQLSLEEDSCREVSDIGHVRVYRTDRLGMPLIETVTYPDMKNPDEVKEACDYIRFLNRSAGKVRTGIGAARQDVNVSCRGGTRVELKGVSHTKWIPLLTHNECFRQWALLKIRDLLKNKVKQQKEWNIRSEPLKSIAGKLESSCFKELVNNGHKALAVNLQGFEGILSHFTQPKKCFADEISDRLKVVACIEKPNMTSSEAMEPMFPAKDWDQIRTLLKAAPDDAQMIFWGPEEDIKTALETIEERCRMAFTGVPNETRKTFEDGTTVFERVLPGADRMYPDTDSKPIPLEDAQIDEIRKSVPTEVADRYRQLKDWGVPEDCYTYIFVRNLYPVIEKIVTGLGQNPKTVGGVFGHLLKNIEGHYKKSPDFTYDRIYDLYKYVVGSKLDGEIIKTMLPVVYQYPKMDFDSVLVNLDFKRFSREEIASKIQFLRDKYKSIKTSKSPEAGKHWIMGQLRKPALGNIGLKELRNIADGCY